AAATTTGATTGCCTTTGATCGCAATAAACGCGCCAAAAGAAAATCCTGCCAACCAAATATCATCATTCGGACACTGCGCCCTCACCCACTCAAGCACCGCTTCTAAGTCTGCTAATTCACCCACGCCGTGACCAAATTCGCCTTCGCTTTTTTGCACGCCGCGAAAATTAAATCGCACTGTTTTAATCCCTAAAGCTTCCATAGTTGAGGACAAGGTATAAACCACTTTATTGTGCATAGTGCCGCCTTGCACAGGATGGGGATGACAAACAATACAAGTAATAGCTCGCGGTTCTGCAGGTGATGAAATTAATACCTCTACAGCTCCTGCTGGGCCAGGAATTAAGAAGGTTTGTTTGTTATTAGAAGTAAAGGTCATTTCAGCCTCTTTTGTTTAATAATCATTTTCATTATACAAAAACATTGGAATTGGCATTGCGCGAATTCCATCAATTTCGTTAGAACCATCATGTTTCGTTAGCAATAAACGATTCGGAAATTGACGCAATGTTTTCATATCCGAAGATCGTACTTGATTAGCCCATTTTATTTCAATCGCCAACAAGCCATCAACTTTAGGAAGAATAATATCCACCTCCCCCTGGCCTTTAAAATAATAGGTGTGCTGCAAGCGATGACAATGACTCGCCACCACCGACTCTACCAGCATACTTTCTTCTACAGCAGGAAAAATTCTTCCCTCGCGCGACAAATACTGCATAACAGCATGCCGAATAAATGGATCCATAAAATGAAACTTGCGCGCTTTTTTTGGAAAACCTTGTTTTTTATTTTGATCATAAGCCTGCATCGTAAAAACAACATCCATACGCTCTAGCAAACGATAGTAATCAAGACATGTCTCTTTGCTCATAGAGCCGATTTTTTGTGTGAGCGCAGAAAAAGAAACTTGAGATACTCCCACGCTTATTAATGCATCCAATAACATCATGAGATAAAATTCATTTTTACCTTGCTTTAAAAAATCGCCTCGTATCCATTGCTCATAGGTTTGAAAAGTGGCTGATAAAATTTTTCCATGAGCAGCGACATCATTAATTGCGCGCAAATAACCTCCACACTGTAAATACTGCTGAAAAAAATCATTTAATTCTTTTTCACTGGGAGAGACATTATTCTTCATCAAGCTGACATATTCTCGAAAATTTAAAGGATAAACATGAAAATCAGTCACATCTGATTGACCACGCCTCCCGGGAAAACTCATGGCAGCTTCTTTCAACATCAACGTGTCTGAACCGGTTAACAGACAAGTTCCTTGATAAAACGCACCCTCATCGGCCAAAGACTTTATCACTCGCTCCCACAGAGGAACATAGGTTACTTCATCGATAATTAGTAAAAAAGGACCTGTTTTTATATTCTGCAGAAAGCAGCGAATCACTTGGCTTAATTGCTTTTGATCAAAAATTTCATCACACGGCAAATAAAGGATATTCTCAGAAGGGTATAATATTTGCCTTATGCAATGTTGAATAAATAACTTACAGGAAGTTGATTTTCCTACTTGCCTTCCCCCTGTCAAAATATAGATACCTGGAGTAGAAGTAGTCAGATTTTTCCACCAATGAGGCGAATATTGATACTTCAAAGCAGATAACGCCAAAAGATGCG
This window of the Gammaproteobacteria bacterium genome carries:
- a CDS encoding ATP-binding protein — its product is MLEKYLPHNSFKIDEKSFSLRDPHLLALSALKYQYSPHWWKNLTTSTPGIYILTGGRQVGKSTSCKLFIQHCIRQILYPSENILYLPCDEIFDQKQLSQVIRCFLQNIKTGPFLLIIDEVTYVPLWERVIKSLADEGAFYQGTCLLTGSDTLMLKEAAMSFPGRRGQSDVTDFHVYPLNFREYVSLMKNNVSPSEKELNDFFQQYLQCGGYLRAINDVAAHGKILSATFQTYEQWIRGDFLKQGKNEFYLMMLLDALISVGVSQVSFSALTQKIGSMSKETCLDYYRLLERMDVVFTMQAYDQNKKQGFPKKARKFHFMDPFIRHAVMQYLSREGRIFPAVEESMLVESVVASHCHRLQHTYYFKGQGEVDIILPKVDGLLAIEIKWANQVRSSDMKTLRQFPNRLLLTKHDGSNEIDGIRAMPIPMFLYNENDY
- a CDS encoding alpha/beta hydrolase, yielding MTFTSNNKQTFLIPGPAGAVEVLISSPAEPRAITCIVCHPHPVQGGTMHNKVVYTLSSTMEALGIKTVRFNFRGVQKSEGEFGHGVGELADLEAVLEWVRAQCPNDDIWLAGFSFGAFIAIKGNQICNAQVLVAVAPPVGHPYFNELPQITCPWILVQGEQDEIVDAKTVLEWAEQQVPAPEVIAMPDAGHFFHGQLVVLKERLLSLLPPLVLQ